A stretch of Allostreptomyces psammosilenae DNA encodes these proteins:
- a CDS encoding PHP domain-containing protein, producing MDPVTALNRIAYLLEREQAPTYRVRAFRTGAAVVAALDPTELRQRLRAGTLTALPGIGPVTAAVVQQAAADQTPDYLAKLEDQAPRRLPAAAERLCRALRGDCHTHSTWSDGGSPIDEMALAARDLGHEWMVLTDHSPRLRVARGLEPDRLREQLDVVADLNPRLRPFRLLTGIECDILEDGSLDQDPELLDRLDVVVASAHSKLAMEPAAMTRRLVRAVRDPLVDVLGHCTGRLVGGRGRKPSRFDADAVFAACREAGTAVEVNCRPERLDPPRDLLRRAVDAGVLFAIDTDAHAPGQLEWQHHGCVRAAECGVPAERVINTWSAERLLEWAGARRAARR from the coding sequence GTGGACCCCGTCACCGCGCTCAACCGCATCGCCTACCTGCTGGAACGCGAACAGGCGCCCACCTACCGGGTGCGCGCCTTCCGCACCGGCGCGGCCGTCGTCGCCGCCCTGGACCCCACGGAACTGCGGCAGCGGCTGCGCGCCGGCACCCTCACCGCGCTCCCCGGCATCGGCCCGGTCACCGCGGCCGTCGTCCAACAGGCCGCCGCCGACCAGACCCCCGACTACCTGGCCAAACTGGAGGACCAGGCCCCGCGCCGGCTCCCGGCCGCCGCCGAGCGGCTGTGCCGGGCGCTGCGCGGCGACTGCCACACGCACTCCACCTGGTCGGACGGCGGCAGCCCGATCGACGAGATGGCCCTGGCCGCCCGCGACCTCGGACACGAGTGGATGGTCCTCACCGACCACTCACCCCGGCTGCGGGTCGCCCGGGGGCTGGAACCGGACCGGCTGCGCGAACAACTCGACGTGGTGGCCGACCTGAACCCCCGGCTGCGCCCCTTCCGACTCCTCACCGGCATCGAGTGCGACATCCTGGAGGACGGCTCCCTCGACCAGGATCCCGAACTGCTCGACCGCCTCGACGTCGTCGTCGCCTCCGCGCACTCCAAGCTCGCCATGGAACCCGCCGCGATGACCCGCCGGCTGGTGCGCGCCGTGCGCGATCCGCTGGTCGACGTCCTCGGGCACTGCACCGGACGGCTGGTCGGCGGGCGCGGCCGGAAGCCCTCCCGCTTCGACGCGGACGCCGTCTTCGCCGCCTGCCGGGAGGCCGGCACCGCCGTGGAGGTCAACTGCCGCCCGGAGCGCCTCGACCCGCCCCGCGACCTGCTGCGCCGGGCCGTCGACGCCGGCGTGCTGTTCGCCATCGACACCGACGCCCACGCGCCCGGGCAACTGGAGTGGCAGCACCACGGCTGCGTCAGGGCGGCCGAGTGCGGGGTCCCGGCGGAGCGGGTGATCAACACCTGGAGCGCCGAGCGGCTGCTGGAGTGGGCCGGCGCCCGGCGCGCCGCCCGCCGCTGA